The following proteins are encoded in a genomic region of Oncorhynchus keta strain PuntledgeMale-10-30-2019 chromosome 35, Oket_V2, whole genome shotgun sequence:
- the LOC127905940 gene encoding inverted formin-2-like — protein sequence MSVKSDGKRKWATVRSHLGSSQDSDTQLEANLESADPELCILMLQVPSVVNYSGLKRRLEGSEESWMVQFLELSGLDLLLEALDSLSGRGCSRIADALLQLTCVSCVRAIMNSSSGINFIVENEGYIRKLSQALDTSNTMVKKQVFELLSALSMFSSDGYRLAMDALDHYKGVKTQQYRFSVIMNELQATDNVPYMVTLLSVINAIIFGTDDLQQRDKMRKEFIGLQLLDILPKLR from the exons ATGTCAGTGAAGTCGGACGGGAAGAGGAAGTGGGCGACAGTGAGGAGCCATCTGGGCTCCTCCCAGGACTCAGACACCCAGCTGGAGGCCAACCTGGAGAGTGCAGACCCAGAGCTGTGCATCCTCATGCTCCAGGTGCCCAGTGTGGTCAACTACTCTGGGCTGAAGCGTCGTCTGGAGGGCAGCGAGGAGTCCTGGATGGTCCAGTTCCTGGAGCTGAGTGGGCTGGACTTGCTGCTGGAGGCCCTGGACAGTCTGTCTGGGAGGGGCTGCTCCCGCATCGCAGATGCCCTCCTGCAGCTCACCTGTGTCAGCTGTGTCCGGGCCATCATGAACTCCTCGTCTGGGATCAACTTTATCGTGGAGAATGAGGGCTACATCCGCAAACTCTCCCAAG CCTTGGACACGTCCAACACCATGGTGAAGAAGCAGGTGTTTGAGCTGCTTTCTGCCCTGAGCATGTTCTCCTCTGATGGGTACCGTCTGGCCATGGATGCCTTGGACCACTACAAG GGTGTGAAGACCCAGCAGTATCGCTTCAGTGTGATCATGAACGAGCTGCAGGCCACAGACAACGTGCCCTACATGGTCACCCTCCTCAGTGTCATCAACGCCATCATCTTTGGGACAGATGACCTGCAACAGAGAGATAAGATGCGCAAGGAGTTCATTG